Part of the Candidatus Hydrogenedentota bacterium genome, TCGCCGCCGGATGGGGGAGGGGAGGCGGCCGAAAAACCGAAGGACGCCCCGCCGACCCGCCTCGAAGCCCTGAAAAAGCAATACGAAGAGGCGCGCAAAAGAATTGTGACCTCGCTCATAATGGAGGAAATGCCGGAGCCCAGAACGACCCACATACTACGGCGCGGAAACTTCCTGGATCACGGCGACCAGGTTACGGCAAACACGCCGGCGGCCTGGCCGCCCGTCGCCGCGCGCAACGGCGCAGAACCGGACCGGCTCGACCTGGCGAACTGGCTCGTCGCGCCGGAAAACCCCCTGGCCGCGCGCGTCACCGTCAACCGCCTCTGGCAACAACTATTCGGACGTGGCCTCGTCGCCACCCCGGAAGACTGGGGGAGCCGCGCCGCGCCCCCGTCTCACCCGGAATTACTCGACTATCTCGCCGTGACTTTCGTGGAAAGCGGCTGGGACGTCAAGGCGCTCCTGCGGATGATCGTCTCCTCCGCCACCTACCAGCAGTCCGCCAGCGCCGGTCCCGACGCCTATGCGCGCGACCCGAAGAACGTGCTGCTCGCGCGCGGACCGCGCTTCCGCCTCGACGCCGAGGCGATTCGCGACAACGCCCTCACCATCAGCGGGCTGCTCAACCCCGAAGTAGGCGGTCCCAGCGTCTACCCCTACCAACCGCCCGGACTCTGGGAGGAAAAAGCGCTCACCGGCTACGGCGCCGGCATCTGGCCCGACACCACCGGCCCGAACCTCTACCGCCGCGGCATGTACACCTTCCGCCGGCGATCGGTGCCCTATCCCACCTTCCAGGCCTTCGACGCGCCCGGCTTCGAGTTCTGCACCATGGAACGCCCGCGTACCAACACGCCCCTGCAGGCGCTGACGACCATGAACGACCCGCAGTTCGTCGAGGCGGCCCGGGTGTTCGGTCAGCGCATCCTCCGGGAAGGCGGCGACGATCTGGACGCCCGGGTGATCTTCGCCCTGCGCCAGGCGCTCGCCCGACCGCCAAGGGAAGAAGAGCGCGCGCTGTTTCTCCATATCTACAACGAGCAGCACGCGGCCTTCTCGACCGACCCGGAAGCGGCCCAGGCCATCATCACGCAGGGCCGCGCACCGGTAGCGTCGGATATGGAGCCAGCCGCCCTGGCCGCCTGGACCACGATTGCGAACGTGTTGCTGAACCTGGACGAGACCGTGACGAAGGGGTAGGGGTGAGCACTCAAGCGTTGCACGGAGTTATGCGACGGATGGGGTCGTAATAAGCTTCGGCAAGGCCGGTGTTTTCAGGTCAATGATAACTTGGTCCCTGTCGTCCCTGAAGTCCCTGTCGTCCCTTATGTCCCCCGCCGTGGATGGCCCCGGACCACGATGGAGTAATTGACAAAGATTGCCAATCATGCGAGAATTCAAGCATGCCAACACAAAACGTAAACATCACCGAGGCCCAGGCCGAGTTTATCCGCAACTGCGTGGAATCGGGCGACTACAACAACGCCAGCGAGCTGGTGCGGGAGGCCCTGCGCCTCTTGAAGGAACAGAAGGACGAACACCAGGCGCGGGTGGAGTATCTGCGGGCGGAGTTGCAAGTAGCATATGACGCCCGCGGGCGTGGTGAATATATCGATCTCCACAGCAAGGAGGACATACGGGCGTTGCGCGCACAAATGCGACGTGAGCGGCTCGACAAACTGGCACAGCTAAGTAATGCGTCGCCTTCGACTAAGTGAGCCCGCAAGTAGTGATATTGACCGTATCTGGTGGTACACGTACGACCGGTATGGAATGGAACAGGCGGATGACTACGACACGTTGATCTGGCAAGCGCTTGAGGACATCGAAGAGAATCCCGACCGACCAACGAGTCGTCCGGAACCCGGGATCGGTCCCAACGTTCGAAGTTACCATATCTCGCTCAGTAAGAAACGCAGTGGAACGCACATCAGAAAGCCACGGCATGTCGTCTTCTACACACTGGTATACGAAGATGAGATATTCGTAATGCGAATCATTAAGGATGATATGGATGTCCAACGTCACCTTTTCGATGCGTGAGCGAGTTTCTGCCTGGATAGCAGCGGACTTGAACCAGGTATTGGGCAGAAAGGCGGAATTCTTATGAAACTGCACGACGTTTTTCTGATTCCGTCCCGGGCTCAGTTTGTCCGCAAGTGTGTCGAGACTGGCAATTTTGATAGCGAGAATGAGGTCATTCACGAAGCGCTCGGGTTGTTGAAACTGTGTTTGGAAAACGACGAAGTTCGTTTGTGCGTTTTGCGCGCTGAACTGGAAAAAGGGATTGATGACTATGAGGCGGGTCGCTACATCTCCTTCGAATCCCGCGAAGAGCGGGAGGAGTACTTTAAAGATCGGCGACGGAAACTCATGGAGCAGTATGAAGCAGAGCAGGACGAAGCTGCGGGACCGCCCCCTTAGGGATTTCGATTGAGAGCCATGAACCCCAACCTCGCCCACAGCAAAGCCATCACCCGCCGTCAATTCTTCAGCCGCTCGGCCACGGGCGTCGGCGTGGCCGCGCTCGCGTCCCTCCTCGGCGCGAAGAGCGAGGCCGCTGTCTCCGCCAGGCTCTCGCACATGGCCCCGCGGGCGAAGCGCGTCATCTATATGTTCATGTCCGGCGGCCCGAGCCACCTGGACCTCTACGACTACAAGCCCTACCTCGTCCAGCACGACGGCGAGCCCGTCCCCGAGTCCTTCATGGAGCAGCAGCGCTTCGCCTTCATCAAGGGCGTCCCCAATATCGGCGGCACGCGCTGGAAGTTCAACCAGCACGGCCAGAGTGGCGCGTGGTTCAGCGAATTACTGCCGCACATCGCCTCCATCTCCGACGATATCGCCGTCATCCGCTCCATGCATACCGAACAATTCAACCACGATCCCGCGGTCACGTTTCTGAACAGCGGTTCGCCCCTTACGGGACGCCCCTGCATGGGCGCGTGGGCGAGCTACGGGCTTGGCAGCGAGAATTCGGACCTGCCCGCCTTCGTTGTGCTTACCTCCGGCGAGGGCACCCAGCCGCTCCAGTCCCGCTATTGGGGCAACGGCTTCCTGCCCTCCACGCACCAGGGCGTTCAGTTCCGCAGCCAGGGCGACCCCGTCCTCTTCGTGAACAATCCCGGCGGCATCGACCGCGACCGGCGCCGCGCCACCATCGACGCCATCAACCAGATGAACCAATGGCAGTATGAGCACGTGGGGGACCCCGAAATCCTCACCCGCATCGAGGCCTTCGAACTCGCCTACCGCATGCAGACCAGCGTCCCCGAACTCATGGACATCGCCAGCGAGCCCGAATCCGTTCGCGCGCTCTATGGCGTGGAGCCCGGGAAGACCTCCTTCGCGAACAACGCCCTCCTCGCACGGCGGCTGGTCGAGCGCGGCGTCCGCTTTGTCCAGCTCTTCCACACCGGCTGGGACCACCACGGCGGCAAGGGCAAGCAGAACCTCATCGGCGATCTACCGGTGACCGCCGGACAGATAGACCGCCCCGCCGCCGCCCTGGTGAAGGATCTGAAGCAGCGCGGCCTGCTGGAAGAAACTCTGGTAATCTGGGGCGGCGAATTCGGACGCACCCCCATGGTCCAGGGCGAAGTCACCGCCGAAAGCATGGGGCGCGATCACAACCCCCGCGCCTTCACCATCTGGATGGCCGGCGGCGGCATCAAGCCGGGCATCGTCCACGGCCTGACCGACGATTTCGGCTATAACGTCGTCGAAAAGCCGGTCCATGTGCACGATTTCCAGGCCACCGTGCTCCACTGCCTTGGCATGGAGCACGAAAAGCTCACCTACCGCTTCCAGGGCCGCGACTTCCGCCTGACCGACGTCCACGGCAACGTCGTGCGCGATCTCTTGGCCTGAGCTCTGGGAAAGGACGGTGCTCTGGCGGGGAAATGGCGCTATTGACCGGCCCGTTCCTCATCCGGTAATGTTCCCAGAACCAGCAGTGAGAGGACGTTCGGGATACAGGAGAAAGGGGTTGAGTATGTTGCAGCGAATACTGCCCGGGCTCGCCGTGGCATTGGTTGTTGCGGCCGCCGTTAATGCGCAGGATGTCGACGGAAGCGAAGACCACCCCGTCATATCCCGCTACCCTGGCTCGGTCATCCAGCAGTACATCGTGGAGAATTACCGGGCCTACAAAGTGCCCATCGGGCCCGTGACCGGCTATCGCACCATCGCCGATTGGATCGAGACCGAAGGCCGCCTCACGCGCATCTATTATGGCCTCGACGGCGGTGAACGAAGCCACAGCGAGGTCTATAAGAACTATGTGGAGGCCTTGAAAACCGCCGGGTTCGAGATGCTCGCCGAAGGGCTCTATACCGAGAGCAGCCGCAAACCCGAGGTGGGGAGCCGGGCATGGCAGGCGGTATTCTTTGGCGCCAACCCGTGGGAGCCCAGTGGCCCGATCCGGAATATGGTTTCGGGTACGGCGACATCCGGCGGCAGCGGAACCGTCATCGCCCGCAAGGAGCGGGCGGCGGGCACGGTTTACGTCTGCGTATCTGTGGTTCACTTCAGCAACGAACACATCGGCACACTCGTCGATGTGCTGGAAGTCGAGGGCGCCGAAACCGGCCTCATCGTCGTGGACGCCGAGGCCATCGGTAAGGGCATCGAGGAATATGGACGCGTGGTGTTGGACGGCATCCTTTTCGACTACGACAAGGCCACGCTCCAGGCAGAGTCAAAGGCCGCCCTGGAGCAGATCGCCATCTATCTCAAGGCCAATCCCGACAAGCCCTTCTATGTCGTGGGCCACACCGACGCCAGGGGCTCGCTGGAATACAATCAAAAACTCTCCAGCGACCGGGCCAGGGCGGTGGTCGCCGCGCTCGTAAAGGAGTACGGCATTGACGCTGGCCGTCTCGAAGGCCACGGCGTTGGCCCGCTGGCGCCCGTGTTTACCAATGAGTCGGACGCAGGTCGCGAGAAAAACCGCCGCGTCGAACTGGTGGAACGATAGCCGGAAGCGAATCGGCCTGTCGGGCGGTCCCTATTCCGCCGGCGCCGGCAGCTTCCGGATCTCGATGTCCTTGTACCACGCTTCCGCCGGCTTGCCGCTGTGGATCTGGAGCGCAATGACGCCCGTCTGCGGGATGCCCGGCTCTTCCTCGGTGTAGTCCACGGTCTGCTCGCCGTTCAGCCAGAGCTGGATGCGGTTCCCCTCGCAGCGAATCCGGTAGTCGTTCCAATCGTCCGGCTTCAGAATCCGCGCCACCAGCGCCGGATCCGGCTGCTGCAGGATCTTGTTCCGCCGCGACTCGTCGTACAGGCAGCCCCAATAGTGCTGGCCCATGTCCGCCTGGTATCCGGAAACCTCGGTATTGTCCGGAATGCGCTCCGTCCGCAGCTGGATGCCCGCGTTGGCGTCTTCCCCCGCCAGTTTCACCTTCAGCCGCAGTTCAAAGTGGTCGTAGCGCTCCGTCGTGCAAAGGAAGTAGTTGTGCGCCAGGGAATCCCGCAGATTCCCGCCCACAATCGCGCCCTCCTCAATGCGGAACTTCGTCAGGTCGCCCTCCCAGCCCGTAAACGTTTCGCCATCGAACAGGCGTACCCAGCCCGCCGCCGGCGCCTTCTCCGCGCCCTCGGCGGCGGCGGGCAGCGCCGCCAACGCGGCAACCCAGGCAATGAAGCTTATTCTTGTCATGACTACAATCTCCGCAGGTTCGTCTCGATTTCCAATGGTGATCCTACAGCCGGCCCCCTTCACATTTCCATAATCAGGAGATGCGTCCGGGAATACTGGACCACGAAAGTTCGTTGTGGCAGTATCACGATAGGTTGAGCGCGGCCTCCATGACCCGACGCGAAGCCGCATGTTGGGTAATCGGCCCGTCCAACCAGGAGAGCAAACACGTGCGCTGGCTGCAACTCGACCCCGAAAGCGTCGCCCGCCGGGCGGAGGCCTATGGCGTTTCCCTTCCCGAGCCACGCCTCGGCCGGTTCGTCCTGCGCGGCGCACTCGGCTTTCTCCTCGTGAGTCTCGCGGGCTTCGCCCCGTGGACCCTCGCCGGAAGTTGGTTCTACCAGCGCATCGGCGAGGCCGGGCTCTACGCCGTCTGCGCCCTCGTATTCATCGCGGCTTCCGGACCCCTGTTGCACCGGCTAATCCTCGGCCCGGGCTCCCTGCCCCGTTTCTATTGCCTGTTCGGTGTGGCCTTCGCGGGCTACTCCGTCGCCTGGACCGCCGCCTGGCTGCTCATGCCCAGCCACACCGGCAGCGTCATCGGCCTGGCCGCCGGGACCGCCTTCATGGGCTGGGTGATCGCCCGCGCATTCGCCGCCGCCGCCGCCACGTTGCCCGTCGTGCTCGCGCTCTTCCTGTTCAACGCCGCCGGTTATTTCCTCGGCGGCGTGCTCGACTCGGTCCTCTGGAACCTGGATCCCTTCCCCTTCCCCCGGGATGTCCAGGTCATCCTCGCCCGCTCCAGCTGGGCCGTGCTCTATGGCCTCGGCTTCGGCGCCGGGCTCGGTTACGCCTTCTGCCGCGTCCAGACCCCGCGCCGCTGAAGCGGGGGGGAGGGGGCCGTGCAGGGGCACTCGGCGCGCTCGCATCCAAACGGGATCGAGATGGATGGGTGTTCAGTCGCGACGATTTGGAGCACCGATTCAAAGAAAGTGAGCGTGATGGAGCGCCGGCATCCCTGCCGGCACGGTCAGGGATACTCCACATGCGAAATGCCACCACCCAGACGGGCCCCGGTTTCTGAGTTTGCGCTGATTCAAATAGCGACCATCTCGTACACGCCTTCGAAACGCGATGGCCCCGCACACGCCACTGGACGAATGCGCATACCCTGTGGCATAATGAAACAAGCTCGGGGTCGGGTTGCGGCCCCGGGTGACCGATGCTTTTGCCGGTCTTCGTGGGGGCGACATGGTCTCGACGAGGGTGGATGAAGCGTTGGCTGCGTGTCGAGGACTCCGGTGGCCTCGTAAAAAACCGGAACCTAATTAACTGCGAACGATCAACACGAATTCGCACTGGCCGCTTAGTTAAGCAGCCGCGTCTTGCGCTCGACCGCCTGCTAGGGCGATAAGACGTCAACCAGCGGGCCTCGCGCCGGAACGGCGGTGAAACGTCCGGCAGAGTAGCTTTTCACCTGGCGGCCCCAGGTAGCGCGCCTGACGCGACCCGGGGTGGCGAGACTTAAAGGACAGGCTACACACGTAGACGCCTTCGTGGACGCACTTTCGGACGCGGGTTCGATTCCCGCCGCCTCCACCATTATTTAAGTTGTACTGCAGTTGTCTCTTTCCCAAGCCCGTATGACTTGACGCCGCGCTCCCGGCATGGACGATTTTGATTGCCATTCCTGCGCTCGACCTGTAATCTGCCGAAGTCGTG contains:
- a CDS encoding DUF1501 domain-containing protein — protein: MNPNLAHSKAITRRQFFSRSATGVGVAALASLLGAKSEAAVSARLSHMAPRAKRVIYMFMSGGPSHLDLYDYKPYLVQHDGEPVPESFMEQQRFAFIKGVPNIGGTRWKFNQHGQSGAWFSELLPHIASISDDIAVIRSMHTEQFNHDPAVTFLNSGSPLTGRPCMGAWASYGLGSENSDLPAFVVLTSGEGTQPLQSRYWGNGFLPSTHQGVQFRSQGDPVLFVNNPGGIDRDRRRATIDAINQMNQWQYEHVGDPEILTRIEAFELAYRMQTSVPELMDIASEPESVRALYGVEPGKTSFANNALLARRLVERGVRFVQLFHTGWDHHGGKGKQNLIGDLPVTAGQIDRPAAALVKDLKQRGLLEETLVIWGGEFGRTPMVQGEVTAESMGRDHNPRAFTIWMAGGGIKPGIVHGLTDDFGYNVVEKPVHVHDFQATVLHCLGMEHEKLTYRFQGRDFRLTDVHGNVVRDLLA
- a CDS encoding DUF1080 domain-containing protein, with the translated sequence MTRISFIAWVAALAALPAAAEGAEKAPAAGWVRLFDGETFTGWEGDLTKFRIEEGAIVGGNLRDSLAHNYFLCTTERYDHFELRLKVKLAGEDANAGIQLRTERIPDNTEVSGYQADMGQHYWGCLYDESRRNKILQQPDPALVARILKPDDWNDYRIRCEGNRIQLWLNGEQTVDYTEEEPGIPQTGVIALQIHSGKPAEAWYKDIEIRKLPAPAE
- a CDS encoding OmpA family protein; its protein translation is MLQRILPGLAVALVVAAAVNAQDVDGSEDHPVISRYPGSVIQQYIVENYRAYKVPIGPVTGYRTIADWIETEGRLTRIYYGLDGGERSHSEVYKNYVEALKTAGFEMLAEGLYTESSRKPEVGSRAWQAVFFGANPWEPSGPIRNMVSGTATSGGSGTVIARKERAAGTVYVCVSVVHFSNEHIGTLVDVLEVEGAETGLIVVDAEAIGKGIEEYGRVVLDGILFDYDKATLQAESKAALEQIAIYLKANPDKPFYVVGHTDARGSLEYNQKLSSDRARAVVAALVKEYGIDAGRLEGHGVGPLAPVFTNESDAGREKNRRVELVER
- a CDS encoding type II toxin-antitoxin system RelE/ParE family toxin, which translates into the protein MRRLRLSEPASSDIDRIWWYTYDRYGMEQADDYDTLIWQALEDIEENPDRPTSRPEPGIGPNVRSYHISLSKKRSGTHIRKPRHVVFYTLVYEDEIFVMRIIKDDMDVQRHLFDA
- a CDS encoding type II toxin-antitoxin system ParD family antitoxin, giving the protein MPTQNVNITEAQAEFIRNCVESGDYNNASELVREALRLLKEQKDEHQARVEYLRAELQVAYDARGRGEYIDLHSKEDIRALRAQMRRERLDKLAQLSNASPSTK